The following are encoded together in the Salmonella enterica subsp. enterica serovar Choleraesuis genome:
- a CDS encoding two-component system response regulator PhoP gives MRVLVVEDNALLRHHLKVQLRELGHQVDAAEDAKEADYFLNEHLPDIAIVDLGLPDEDGMSLIRRWRNHDVTVPVLVLTAREGWQDKVEVLGAGADDYVTKPFHLEEVVARMQALLRRNSGLASQVISMPPFKIDLSRRELVVNENLIRLTAFEYTIIETLIRNAGKVVSKDALMLQLYPDAELRESHTIDVLMGRLRKKIQSEYPEEVITTVRGQGYRFDMHS, from the coding sequence ATGCGCGTTCTGGTTGTCGAAGATAACGCCCTGCTGCGCCATCACCTGAAAGTTCAGCTGCGTGAACTGGGTCACCAGGTAGATGCTGCCGAAGATGCCAAAGAGGCGGACTACTTTCTGAATGAACATCTGCCGGATATCGCTATCGTCGATCTCGGCCTGCCGGATGAAGACGGCATGTCGCTTATCCGCCGCTGGCGTAATCATGATGTTACCGTCCCGGTTCTGGTACTTACCGCTCGCGAAGGATGGCAGGATAAAGTAGAAGTTCTGGGCGCCGGTGCCGATGACTACGTCACTAAACCTTTCCATCTGGAAGAGGTTGTCGCCCGTATGCAGGCGTTACTGCGCCGCAATAGCGGTCTGGCTTCCCAGGTTATCTCAATGCCGCCGTTTAAAATCGATCTGTCGCGCCGCGAACTGGTTGTTAATGAAAACCTTATTCGTCTGACAGCTTTCGAATACACCATTATCGAAACCCTAATCCGCAATGCTGGAAAAGTGGTAAGCAAAGATGCGCTGATGCTCCAGCTTTACCCTGATGCCGAGCTTCGTGAAAGCCACACTATCGATGTATTGATGGGCCGTCTGCGTAAAAAAATTCAGAGTGAATATCCAGAGGAAGTCATCACCACCGTGCGCGGTCAGGGCTACCGCTTCGACATGCACTCATGA
- the phoQ gene encoding virulence sensor histidine kinase PhoQ: protein MSQRKRRLLPLSLRVRFLVATAVVVMVLSLAYGVVALVGYSISFDKTTFRLLRGESNLFYSLARWEDNQLKVEVPDSLDLQTPTITLIYDQHDRLLWAQRDISTVVKQIKPEWLHSNGFQELDASYTTTSALLGDDPALQRQLREFQDGDDDDDDDLTHSIAVNRYPASSRMPALTIVVIDSIPMELKHSYVVWDWFIYVLIANLLLVVPLLWLAAWWSLRPIEALSREVHELEKHDRETLNPETTRELTSLVTNLNRLLKTERERYEKYRTTLTDLTHSLKTPLAVLQSTLRSLRTEKMDVQQAEPVMLEQISRISQQIGYYLHRASMRGGNALLSREVHPVASLLDSLTSALNKVYQRKGVSIALDISPEIVFVGDKNDFMEVMGNIIDNACKYCLEFVEITARQNDQTLHLIVDDDGPGIPAVRRQEVFDRGKRADTLRPGQGIGLSVARDVVDQYDGQIITTDSPLGGARMEVIFGHQRPGAEPPALKNL from the coding sequence ATGAGTCAACGGAAACGCCGGCTGCTCCCGCTCTCTTTGCGGGTGCGCTTTCTGGTCGCCACCGCCGTTGTCGTTATGGTGCTGTCTCTCGCCTACGGCGTTGTGGCGCTGGTGGGCTATAGCATCAGCTTCGATAAGACCACCTTCCGCCTGCTGCGCGGTGAAAGTAATCTATTCTATTCTCTGGCCCGCTGGGAAGATAACCAGCTTAAGGTCGAGGTTCCCGATAGCCTCGATCTGCAAACCCCGACCATTACTCTTATCTACGATCAGCACGATCGCCTGCTATGGGCCCAGCGCGATATTTCGACGGTTGTAAAACAGATAAAGCCTGAGTGGCTGCATAGCAATGGCTTCCAGGAGCTGGATGCCAGCTATACCACCACCAGCGCTCTGCTGGGTGACGATCCGGCATTACAGCGCCAGTTACGCGAGTTTCAGGATGGTGACGACGACGATGATGACGATCTCACCCACTCGATAGCGGTTAACCGTTACCCGGCTTCTTCCCGTATGCCGGCGCTGACCATCGTCGTTATCGACTCCATTCCAATGGAGCTTAAGCACTCGTATGTGGTATGGGACTGGTTTATCTACGTACTGATTGCCAACCTGCTGCTGGTCGTTCCGCTGCTGTGGCTGGCTGCCTGGTGGAGCCTGAGGCCAATTGAAGCGCTATCACGCGAAGTCCATGAGCTGGAAAAGCACGATCGGGAAACCCTTAACCCGGAAACAACCCGAGAGTTAACCAGCCTGGTCACTAACCTTAACCGGTTGCTGAAAACTGAGCGTGAGCGCTACGAAAAGTATCGGACTACCCTTACCGACCTGACCCACAGCCTGAAGACGCCGCTGGCGGTGCTGCAAAGTACCCTGCGCTCGCTGCGTACCGAAAAAATGGACGTGCAGCAGGCGGAGCCGGTCATGCTGGAGCAGATAAGCCGTATTTCCCAGCAGATAGGCTACTATCTGCATCGTGCCAGTATGCGCGGAGGCAATGCGCTACTTAGTCGTGAAGTCCATCCCGTCGCATCACTTCTCGATAGCCTCACCTCGGCACTCAACAAGGTTTATCAGCGTAAAGGGGTCTCCATCGCTCTCGACATCTCTCCTGAAATTGTGTTTGTGGGCGATAAAAACGATTTTATGGAAGTGATGGGCAATATTATCGATAACGCCTGTAAATACTGCCTCGAGTTTGTAGAGATAACCGCCCGTCAGAACGATCAGACATTACACCTTATCGTTGACGATGATGGGCCTGGTATTCCGGCTGTTCGCCGTCAGGAAGTTTTCGACCGCGGTAAACGTGCCGATACCCTGCGTCCAGGCCAGGGGATTGGGCTGTCGGTTGCCCGCGATGTGGTCGATCAGTATGACGGCCAGATAATCACCACTGATAGCCCGCTCGGGGGCGCACGCATGGAGGTTATCTTCGGCCACCAGCGGCCTGGAGCCGAACCTCCTGCGTTAAAAAATCTTTAA
- the pepT gene encoding peptidase T: MDNLLDRFLHYVSFDTQSKPGVRQVPSTDGQWNLLNTLKAELEELGLVNVTLSAHGTLTATLPSNVDYKVPAIGFISHVDTAPDYSGKNVNPQIVENYRGGDIALGMGDEVLSPVMFPVLHQLLGQTLITTDGKTLLGADDKAGVAEIMTALSRLKNGNTPHGDIRVAFTPDEEVGNGARYFDVPAFDARWAYTVDGGGVGELEYENFNAASVTIKIVGNNVHPGSAKGVMVNALSLANRIQAALPADETPEATEGYEGFFHLHSMKGTVERAEMNYIIRDFDKTQFEARKRQIMDIAKKVGKGLHPDCYIELTIDDSYYNMREQVMAHPQIIELARQAMLDCNIEPQMKPIRGGTDGAQLSFMGLPCPNLFTGGYNYHGKHEFVTLEGMEKAVSVIMRIAELTAASAKA; encoded by the coding sequence ATGGATAATTTACTCGATCGTTTTTTGCACTACGTTTCTTTTGATACCCAGTCAAAACCTGGCGTCAGACAGGTTCCCAGCACCGACGGCCAGTGGAATTTGCTCAATACGTTAAAAGCCGAGCTTGAAGAGCTGGGGCTGGTTAACGTTACCCTGTCTGCTCACGGCACGCTAACGGCAACCTTGCCTTCGAATGTTGACTATAAGGTGCCGGCTATTGGTTTTATCTCCCATGTGGACACTGCGCCTGACTATAGCGGTAAGAACGTCAACCCGCAGATTGTTGAAAACTACCGCGGTGGCGATATTGCTTTAGGTATGGGGGATGAGGTGTTGTCACCGGTCATGTTCCCGGTACTGCATCAGCTGCTGGGCCAGACACTGATTACTACCGATGGTAAAACGTTGCTGGGGGCTGATGATAAAGCCGGGGTCGCGGAAATTATGACGGCGCTGTCGCGGTTAAAAAACGGGAATACGCCGCACGGCGATATTCGCGTGGCCTTTACCCCCGATGAGGAAGTTGGTAATGGTGCTCGTTACTTCGATGTTCCGGCCTTTGATGCCCGCTGGGCTTATACCGTGGACGGCGGCGGGGTCGGGGAGCTGGAGTATGAAAACTTCAACGCCGCGTCAGTGACGATTAAAATTGTCGGTAACAATGTTCATCCGGGCTCAGCAAAGGGCGTAATGGTTAATGCGCTGAGCCTGGCAAACCGGATCCAGGCTGCTCTACCGGCGGATGAAACGCCAGAAGCCACCGAGGGTTATGAAGGCTTTTTCCATTTGCATAGCATGAAGGGCACCGTCGAACGCGCCGAGATGAATTACATCATTCGCGATTTCGATAAAACTCAGTTTGAAGCGCGTAAACGCCAGATTATGGATATCGCCAAAAAAGTGGGTAAAGGGCTGCACCCGGACTGCTATATCGAACTGACCATTGATGACAGCTACTACAATATGCGCGAGCAGGTAATGGCTCACCCGCAGATTATAGAGCTGGCGCGCCAGGCGATGCTGGACTGCAATATTGAGCCGCAGATGAAACCAATTCGCGGCGGTACCGACGGGGCGCAGCTATCGTTTATGGGCCTGCCATGCCCGAACCTGTTCACCGGTGGCTATAACTACCACGGTAAACATGAATTTGTGACTCTGGAAGGTATGGAGAAGGCGGTGAGTGTCATTATGCGAATTGCTGAACTCACAGCGGCCAGCGCTAAGGCGTGA
- the potA gene encoding spermidine/putrescine import ATP-binding protein PotA, which produces MNTQARSLSPLVTLSDISKGFDDKTVIDNFSLTINNGEFLTLLGPSGCGKTTVLRLIAGLENVDCGTITLEGQDITSVPAEQRHVNTVFQSYALFPHMTVFENVAFGLRMQKTPAAEITPRVMDVLRMVQLDEFAQRKPHQLSGGQQQRVAIARAVVNRPRLLLLDESLSALDYKLRKQMQNELKALQRKLGITFVFVTHDQEEALTMSDRIVVMRDGRIEQDGTPREIYEEPKNLFVASFIGEINIFDAKVIERSDERRVLAIVEGRECHIEVPFAVTPGQSLKVLLRPEDLRVEEINDSHQAEGLIGYVRERNYKGMTLESNVELENGKMVLVSEFFNEDDPDFDHSLDQKMAVTWVESWEVVLADEAVA; this is translated from the coding sequence TTGAACACACAGGCACGTTCGCTTTCTCCTCTGGTGACACTGTCAGATATCAGCAAAGGGTTTGATGACAAAACCGTCATCGACAACTTCTCCCTGACAATTAATAACGGCGAGTTCCTCACGCTGTTAGGCCCTTCCGGTTGCGGTAAAACTACGGTACTCAGGCTTATAGCCGGTCTTGAAAATGTAGACTGCGGCACAATCACGCTTGAAGGTCAGGATATTACCTCCGTTCCCGCCGAGCAGCGCCACGTCAATACCGTGTTCCAAAGCTATGCGTTATTCCCGCACATGACGGTATTCGAAAACGTCGCTTTTGGCCTGCGGATGCAGAAAACGCCGGCAGCTGAAATAACTCCGCGAGTGATGGATGTGCTGCGTATGGTGCAGCTTGACGAGTTTGCCCAGCGTAAACCTCACCAGCTCTCCGGCGGCCAGCAGCAGCGTGTGGCTATCGCCCGTGCCGTAGTTAACCGCCCGCGTTTGTTGCTGCTTGATGAGTCTCTCTCAGCGCTGGATTACAAGCTGCGCAAACAAATGCAAAACGAACTGAAGGCCCTGCAACGTAAGCTCGGCATTACTTTTGTGTTCGTCACCCACGATCAGGAAGAAGCGCTGACCATGTCGGATCGTATTGTGGTCATGCGCGATGGTCGCATCGAGCAAGACGGCACGCCGCGTGAAATCTACGAAGAACCCAAAAACCTGTTTGTCGCCAGCTTTATTGGCGAAATCAATATTTTCGATGCGAAGGTTATCGAACGTAGCGATGAGCGCCGGGTACTGGCCATCGTTGAAGGACGCGAATGCCATATCGAAGTTCCGTTTGCCGTAACGCCAGGTCAGAGTCTGAAGGTATTACTGCGCCCGGAAGATCTGCGGGTAGAGGAAATCAACGACAGCCACCAGGCCGAGGGGCTTATTGGCTATGTTCGCGAACGTAACTACAAAGGAATGACGCTGGAGTCCAACGTCGAGCTGGAAAACGGCAAAATGGTGCTGGTCAGCGAATTCTTTAACGAAGACGATCCCGACTTCGACCACTCGCTTGATCAGAAAATGGCGGTAACCTGGGTTGAAAGCTGGGAGGTGGTGCTGGCCGATGAAGCAGTCGCATAA
- a CDS encoding spermidine/putrescine ABC transporter permease PotB, producing the protein MKQSHKFQNVVIATIVGWLVIFVFLPNLMIIGTSFLTRDDANFVSLVFTWDNYRRLFDPLYFDVLVHSLAMALQATLACLILGYPFAWFLARLPKKVRPLMLFLLIVPFWTNSLIRIYGLKIFLSTRGYLNEFLLWLGVIDTPIRIMYTSGAVIIGLVYILLPFMVMPLYSSIEKLDKPLLEAARDLGAGKFQTFWRIILPLTMPGIIAGCLLVMLPAMGLFYVSDLMGGARNLLIGNVIKSQFLNIRDWPFGAATSITLTLVMGLLLVVYWRAARLLNKKVELE; encoded by the coding sequence ATGAAGCAGTCGCATAAATTCCAGAACGTCGTTATCGCAACTATTGTCGGCTGGCTGGTCATTTTTGTCTTCCTGCCTAATCTGATGATAATCGGCACCAGCTTTTTAACTCGCGATGACGCAAACTTCGTAAGCCTGGTGTTCACCTGGGATAACTATCGTCGGCTGTTCGACCCACTCTATTTTGATGTGTTGGTCCACTCGCTGGCGATGGCGTTACAGGCAACCCTTGCGTGTCTGATCCTTGGCTATCCCTTCGCCTGGTTCCTGGCGCGTCTGCCGAAAAAAGTGCGGCCACTGATGTTATTCCTGCTGATTGTTCCATTCTGGACCAACTCGCTGATTCGCATCTACGGCCTGAAAATATTTCTTAGCACCCGCGGCTATCTCAATGAGTTCTTGCTGTGGCTGGGTGTAATAGACACTCCAATTCGCATTATGTATACCTCCGGGGCGGTGATTATCGGCCTGGTCTATATTCTGCTGCCATTTATGGTGATGCCGCTCTATTCCAGCATTGAAAAACTGGATAAACCGCTGCTAGAAGCCGCGCGGGATTTAGGTGCCGGTAAGTTCCAAACCTTTTGGCGCATTATCCTGCCGCTAACCATGCCGGGTATTATTGCCGGCTGTCTGCTGGTGATGCTCCCAGCGATGGGGCTGTTCTACGTCTCTGACCTAATGGGCGGCGCGCGTAACCTGCTTATTGGTAACGTGATTAAGAGCCAGTTCCTGAATATACGCGACTGGCCATTTGGGGCAGCAACCAGCATTACGCTGACACTGGTTATGGGGCTGCTGCTGGTGGTTTACTGGCGCGCCGCGCGTCTGCTCAACAAAAAAGTGGAGCTGGAATAA
- the potC gene encoding spermidine/putrescine ABC transporter permease: protein MGRILRGGFMSAIYAYLYIPIIILIINSFNQSRFGINWQGFTTKWYGLLVNNDSLLQAAQHSLTMAVFSASFATLIGSLTAVALFRYRFRGKPFVSGMLFVVMMSPDIVMAISLLVLFMLLGVSLGFWSLLFSHITFCLPFVVVTVYSRLKGFDVRMLEAARDLGASELVILRKIILPLAMPAVAAGWLLSFTLSMDDVVVSSFVTGPGYEILPLKIYSMVKVGVSPEVNALATILLLLSLVLVVASQLILRDKTGSLSNKA from the coding sequence ATGGGCCGCATTCTGCGCGGCGGCTTTATGTCCGCCATTTATGCTTATCTGTATATCCCGATAATCATTCTGATAATCAACTCCTTTAACCAGTCGCGTTTTGGTATCAACTGGCAGGGCTTTACCACGAAATGGTATGGCCTGCTGGTTAATAACGACAGCCTGCTCCAGGCCGCTCAGCACTCGCTGACGATGGCGGTATTTTCCGCAAGCTTCGCCACGCTTATCGGATCGCTGACCGCCGTCGCGCTGTTTCGATATCGGTTCCGCGGCAAGCCGTTTGTTAGCGGAATGCTGTTTGTGGTGATGATGTCGCCCGATATCGTAATGGCTATCTCGCTGCTGGTGCTGTTTATGCTGCTGGGCGTCTCGCTGGGCTTCTGGTCGCTACTTTTTTCGCATATCACCTTCTGTCTGCCGTTTGTGGTGGTGACCGTTTATTCACGCCTGAAAGGGTTCGATGTGCGGATGCTGGAAGCGGCCCGCGATCTGGGTGCCAGCGAGCTGGTTATTCTGCGCAAAATTATCCTGCCGCTGGCAATGCCTGCGGTTGCCGCCGGGTGGCTTCTAAGCTTTACCCTGTCGATGGATGACGTAGTGGTATCGTCGTTTGTGACCGGGCCTGGTTACGAAATTTTGCCGCTAAAAATCTACTCGATGGTTAAGGTTGGCGTATCGCCAGAGGTGAATGCTCTGGCCACCATTTTATTACTGCTATCGCTGGTACTGGTGGTCGCCAGCCAGCTTATTCTGCGCGATAAAACCGGAAGTCTGTCCAATAAGGCTTAA
- a CDS encoding putrescine-binding periplasmic protein — protein sequence MKPWSRCLLAAGVLAAGLSAAHANDGKTLYFYNWTEYVPPGLLEQFTKETGIKVIYSTYESNETMYAKLKTYKEGAYDLVVPSTYYVAKMRNEGMLQKIDHSKLSNFHNLDPNMLNKPFDPNNDYSVPYIWGATAIGINSDVVDPASVTSWADLWKPEYKGSLLLTDDAREVFQIALRKLGYSANTTDPKQIEAAYQELRKLMPNVAAFNSDNPANPYMEGEVNLGMIWNGSAYVARQAGTPVDLIWPKEGGIFWMDSLAIPANAKNVDGALKLINFLLRPDVAKEVAETIGYPTPNLAARKMLSKEVANDKTLYPDDAVMKKGEWQNDVGDASRLYESLFQKLKAGS from the coding sequence ATGAAACCATGGTCACGCTGCCTGCTTGCGGCAGGCGTTCTGGCTGCAGGCCTCAGTGCCGCCCACGCCAATGACGGCAAAACGCTCTATTTTTACAACTGGACCGAGTATGTGCCGCCGGGCCTGCTCGAACAGTTTACTAAAGAGACCGGCATTAAAGTTATCTACTCGACCTATGAATCGAATGAAACCATGTATGCCAAGCTCAAAACCTATAAAGAAGGCGCATACGATCTGGTGGTGCCATCGACCTATTACGTAGCAAAAATGCGTAACGAGGGGATGCTGCAAAAGATCGACCATAGCAAGCTGAGCAACTTCCATAATCTCGATCCAAACATGCTCAATAAGCCGTTCGATCCTAATAATGACTACTCCGTTCCCTATATCTGGGGCGCCACGGCAATAGGGATCAACAGCGATGTAGTGGATCCGGCAAGTGTTACCAGCTGGGCCGATCTGTGGAAACCTGAATATAAAGGCAGCCTGTTGCTGACCGATGATGCGCGTGAAGTGTTTCAGATTGCCCTGCGTAAGCTGGGCTACTCCGCGAACACTACCGATCCGAAGCAGATTGAAGCCGCGTATCAGGAGCTGCGTAAGCTGATGCCAAACGTTGCGGCCTTTAACTCTGATAACCCGGCCAACCCGTATATGGAAGGGGAAGTGAACTTAGGGATGATCTGGAATGGTTCGGCCTATGTGGCGCGCCAGGCCGGGACGCCTGTTGACCTCATCTGGCCGAAAGAAGGCGGTATTTTCTGGATGGATAGTCTGGCCATTCCGGCTAATGCTAAAAACGTCGACGGTGCGCTGAAGCTAATTAACTTCCTGCTGCGCCCTGATGTCGCAAAAGAAGTCGCGGAAACTATTGGCTATCCAACCCCAAACCTGGCAGCACGTAAGATGCTGAGCAAAGAAGTTGCCAACGATAAGACGCTGTATCCGGATGATGCGGTGATGAAAAAAGGTGAGTGGCAGAATGATGTCGGCGACGCCAGCCGCCTGTATGAGTCGCTATTCCAGAAACTTAAAGCGGGTAGCTAA
- the cobB gene encoding NAD-dependent protein deacylase: MDKPYVVVLTGAGISAESGIRTFRAADGLWEEHRVEDVATPEGFARDQQLVQNFYNQRRRQLQEVQPNAAHQALAKLEAALGDRFTLITQNIDNLHERAGSHQVIHMHGELLKMRCSNSGQIVDWTGDAAVGERCHCCQFPALLRPHIVWFGEMPLYMDNIYQALAQADVFVAIGTSGNVYPAAGFVHEARLQGAHTVELNLEPSLVKNEFAEHQYGKATEVVPEWVDGLLATLN, encoded by the coding sequence ATGGATAAACCTTACGTTGTAGTACTAACCGGGGCAGGGATCTCGGCAGAGTCCGGCATTCGCACGTTTCGCGCGGCCGATGGGTTATGGGAAGAGCATCGGGTAGAGGATGTCGCGACGCCTGAAGGCTTTGCCCGCGACCAACAGCTGGTGCAAAACTTCTACAATCAGCGCCGCCGTCAGTTACAGGAAGTGCAGCCTAACGCCGCACATCAGGCGCTGGCAAAACTGGAAGCGGCGCTTGGCGATCGTTTCACTCTCATTACTCAGAATATTGATAATCTGCATGAGCGAGCCGGCAGCCATCAGGTCATTCATATGCACGGCGAGCTACTGAAAATGCGGTGCTCTAACAGCGGGCAGATCGTTGACTGGACCGGCGATGCGGCCGTTGGTGAACGCTGCCATTGCTGTCAGTTTCCGGCGTTGCTGCGTCCGCATATTGTATGGTTTGGTGAAATGCCGCTGTATATGGATAACATCTACCAGGCCCTGGCCCAGGCGGACGTTTTCGTGGCGATAGGGACTTCTGGCAATGTTTACCCGGCGGCGGGCTTTGTGCACGAAGCGCGTCTTCAGGGGGCGCATACCGTGGAGCTCAATCTGGAACCCAGCCTGGTGAAAAATGAATTTGCCGAGCATCAGTACGGAAAAGCCACGGAAGTGGTGCCAGAGTGGGTAGACGGCTTGCTGGCAACGCTGAATTAA
- the nagK gene encoding N-acetyl-D-glucosamine kinase: MYYGFDIGGTKMALGVYDDQRRLQWQTRVATPHESYPAFLEAIEALVAEADGRFGCAGSVGIGIPGIPETANGVLYASNLPAASGHALRVDLSERLGREVRIDNDANCFALSEAWDDEFQRYPVVLGLILGTGVGGGIIINGQPLSGRNFMAGEFGHMRLPVDALSVSEQPLPLRSCGCGKNGCIESYLSGGGFAWLYQHYYGGELDAPQIIAAYYRGDRQAKSHVERYLDLLAACVGSIVTAIDPHLIVLGGGLSQFALLAQALPERLKRYLLPVATPPRVEPARHGEAGGMRGAAFLHLRAS; the protein is encoded by the coding sequence ATGTATTACGGATTCGATATTGGCGGCACCAAAATGGCGCTGGGAGTGTATGACGACCAGCGCCGTCTGCAATGGCAGACCCGGGTTGCTACTCCGCATGAAAGTTACCCGGCGTTTCTGGAGGCAATCGAAGCGCTGGTGGCTGAGGCTGACGGGCGGTTTGGCTGCGCGGGTAGTGTCGGTATTGGTATCCCAGGCATTCCGGAAACGGCGAATGGCGTACTCTATGCTTCGAATCTTCCGGCGGCCAGTGGTCATGCGCTGCGCGTTGATTTAAGCGAGCGACTGGGCCGTGAAGTGCGCATTGATAATGATGCGAACTGCTTCGCGCTGTCTGAAGCCTGGGATGATGAATTCCAGCGGTATCCGGTAGTGCTGGGGCTGATTCTGGGCACCGGCGTCGGCGGGGGCATCATTATTAACGGCCAGCCTCTCTCCGGGCGCAACTTTATGGCCGGTGAATTTGGCCATATGCGCCTGCCGGTAGATGCGTTGTCCGTTTCTGAGCAACCTTTGCCTCTGCGCTCCTGCGGTTGCGGTAAAAACGGCTGTATTGAAAGCTATCTGTCGGGCGGCGGTTTTGCATGGCTATACCAGCACTATTATGGTGGCGAGTTGGATGCGCCGCAGATTATCGCCGCTTATTATCGCGGCGATCGCCAGGCAAAAAGCCACGTTGAGCGCTATCTTGATTTGCTGGCGGCCTGCGTAGGCAGCATTGTCACGGCCATTGATCCACATCTGATTGTTCTCGGGGGCGGTTTATCTCAGTTTGCGCTGCTGGCCCAGGCTCTGCCTGAACGGCTAAAACGCTATCTGCTCCCGGTTGCCACGCCTCCTCGCGTCGAGCCTGCCCGTCACGGTGAGGCTGGGGGTATGCGAGGGGCGGCATTTTTGCATTTGCGCGCCAGCTAA
- a CDS encoding lipoprotein transporter subunit LolE, producing the protein MSSPLSLLIGLRFSRGRRRSGMVSLISIISTVGIALGVAVLIIGLSAMNGFERELNNRILAVVPHGEIEPVKQPFDDWSQVQQRIEGVKGIVAAAPYISFTGLIESGANLRAIQVKGVDPEQEKHLSALPQFVRDNAWAGFKAGQQQIILGQGVADALHVKQGSWITIMIPNADEGHKLSQPKRIRLQVAGILALSGQLDHSFAMIPLSDAQQYMDMGTSVTGIAIKVADVFNAQQLVHDAGMVTNSYVYVKSWIGTYGYMYRDIQMIRAIMYLAMVLVIGVACFNIVSTLVMAVKDKSSDIAVLRTLGAKDGLIRAIFVWYGLLAGLLGSVAGAVIGTIVSLQLTPVMRGIERLTGHHFLSGDIYFIDFLPSELHWLDVFYVLSTALILSLLASWYPARRASNIDPARVLSGQ; encoded by the coding sequence ATGAGTTCTCCGCTATCACTGCTTATCGGATTACGTTTTAGCCGCGGCCGTCGGCGCAGCGGCATGGTATCGCTGATTTCGATTATCTCTACCGTAGGTATTGCGCTGGGAGTCGCGGTGCTCATTATCGGTTTGAGTGCGATGAATGGTTTCGAGCGCGAGCTGAATAATCGCATTCTGGCCGTGGTGCCACACGGGGAGATTGAACCGGTGAAACAGCCGTTTGACGACTGGTCTCAGGTTCAGCAGCGTATTGAAGGTGTTAAGGGGATTGTTGCCGCCGCACCCTATATCTCCTTTACCGGATTGATTGAAAGCGGTGCCAACCTGAGAGCTATACAGGTCAAAGGCGTCGATCCCGAACAGGAAAAACATCTCAGCGCGCTGCCGCAGTTTGTGCGTGATAACGCCTGGGCGGGCTTTAAAGCCGGGCAGCAGCAGATAATCCTGGGGCAGGGGGTTGCCGATGCTTTGCATGTGAAGCAGGGCAGCTGGATAACCATCATGATCCCTAATGCCGACGAAGGGCATAAGCTGTCGCAACCAAAGCGTATTCGTCTGCAGGTAGCCGGTATTCTGGCGTTAAGCGGCCAGCTTGACCATAGTTTCGCCATGATACCGCTCAGCGATGCTCAGCAATATATGGATATGGGGACTAGCGTTACCGGTATCGCTATCAAAGTAGCTGATGTATTTAACGCCCAGCAATTGGTGCACGACGCCGGCATGGTGACTAACAGCTATGTGTACGTGAAAAGCTGGATCGGTACTTATGGCTATATGTACCGCGATATTCAGATGATCCGCGCCATTATGTACCTGGCGATGGTGCTGGTGATTGGCGTGGCCTGCTTTAACATCGTCTCCACGCTGGTGATGGCGGTTAAAGATAAAAGCAGCGACATTGCCGTGCTGCGTACGCTGGGGGCAAAAGACGGACTGATTCGCGCAATTTTCGTCTGGTACGGTCTGCTGGCAGGCCTTTTAGGCAGCGTGGCCGGTGCAGTTATCGGTACCATCGTGTCTTTGCAACTGACGCCGGTGATGCGCGGTATCGAACGGCTGACCGGGCATCATTTCCTATCGGGCGATATCTACTTTATCGATTTCTTGCCGTCTGAACTGCATTGGCTGGATGTGTTCTACGTTCTGTCCACCGCGTTGATCCTGAGCCTGCTGGCCAGCTGGTATCCGGCTCGTCGCGCTAGCAATATTGACCCGGCACGCGTGCTGAGCGGGCAGTAA